The Brassica napus cultivar Da-Ae chromosome C7, Da-Ae, whole genome shotgun sequence genome has a segment encoding these proteins:
- the LOC106410433 gene encoding cytochrome P450 85A2, which produces MGIMMMMFGLLMIIVCICSALLRWNQMRYSKKGLPPGTMGWPIFGETTEFLKQGPSFMKNQRLRYGSFFKSHILGCPTIVSMDAELNRYILMNESKGLVSGYPQSMLDILGTSNIAAVHGPSHRLMRGSLISLTSPAMMKEHLLPKIDAFMRSYLSGWDAFETVDIQEKTKHMTFLSSLLQIAETLEKPEVEEYRTEFFKLVEGTLSVPIDLPGTQYRCGIQARNNLDRLLTKLMRERRESGETYTDMLGYLMKKEDNRYLLTDKEIRDQVLTILYSGYETVSVTSMMALKYLHDHPKALEELRKEHLAVRDRKRPDEPLNLDDIKSMKFTRAVIFETSRLATVVNGVLRKTTHDLELNGYLIPKGWRIYVYTREINYDTSLYEDPMIFNPWRWMEKKMESMSYFLLFGGGARHCPGKELGISEVSSFIHYFVTRYKWEEKGGEKLVVFPRVSAPKGYHLRVSPY; this is translated from the exons atgggtataatgatgatgatgtttgGTCTTCTTATGATCATTGTATGCATCTGCTCCGCTCTTCTCCGATGGAACCAGATGCGATATTCCAAGAAAGGCCTTCCTCCTGGTACCATGGGCTGGCCAATTTTTGGTGAAACCACTGAGTTTCTCAAACAAGGACCAAGTTTCATGAAGAACCAGAGACTCAG ATACGGGAGTTTCTTCAAATCTCACATTCTTGGCTGCCCTACAATAGTCTCAATGGACGCAGAACTCAACAGATACATTCTAATGAACGAGTCGAAAGGACTAGTCTCTGGCTACCCACAATCTATGCTTGATATCCTCGGGACAAGCAACATCGCTGCGGTTCACGGACCGAGCCACCGGCTCATGAGAGGCTCACTGATCTCTCTAACAAGCCCGGCTATGATGAAAGAACATCTCTTGCCTAAGATTGATGCATTCATGAGAAGTTATCTTTCTGGTTGGGATGCGTTCGAAACCGTTGATATCCAAGAAAAGACCAAACAT ATGACATTTTTATCATCGTTGTTACAAATAGCAGAGACTTTGGAAAAACCAGAGGTTGAAGAATATAGAACTGAGTTCTTCAAGCTTGTTGAGGGAACTCTTTCGGTCCCAATCGACCTCCCAGGAACGCAATATCGTTGTGGAATCCAA GCAAGAAACAATTTGGATAGGTTATTGACAAAGCTGATGCGAGAACGAAGAGAGTCAGGAGAAACTTATACAGATATGTTGGGTTACTTGATGAAGAAGGAAGATAACCGATACTTGTTAACTGATAAGGAGATAAGAGATCAAGTATTAACGATCTTGTATTCGGGTTATGAGACTGTCTCTGTAACTTCCATGATGGCTCTTAAGTATCTCCATGATCACCCTAAAGCTCTTGAAGAACTTAGA AAAGAACATTTGGCTGTAAGAGACAGAAAACGACCTGACGAACCGCTTAATCTCGACGACATTAAGTCCATGAAATTCACACGAGCT GTGATCTTTGAGACATCAAGATTGGCAACGGTTGTTAATGGTGTCTTGAGAAAAACTACTCACGACTTGGAACTCAACG GGTATTTAATCCCAAAAGGTTGGAGAATTTACGTCTACACAAGAGAGATTAATTATGATACATCTCTGTATGAAGATCCAATGATCTTTAACCCATGGAGATGGATG gaaaaaaaaatggaatcaATGAGCTATTTCTTACTCTTTGGAGGTGGAGCAAGACATTGCCCTGGAAAGGAACTAGGAATTTCTGAAGTCTCGAGCTTCATTCACTACTTTGTTACGAGATACAA ATGGGAGGAGAAAGGAGGAGAGAAACTAGTGGTATTTCCCAGAGTTTCTGCACCAAAAGGATACCATCTTAGGGTTTCACCTTACTGA